In a genomic window of Desulfomicrobium macestii:
- the purD gene encoding phosphoribosylamine--glycine ligase has product MNILIVGAGGREHALAWKISQSPLLDKLFIAPGNGGTALLGTNVPLKDNDVEGIVAFARDNQIGLVVAGPELPLVLGLNEALKAVNIPCFGPCTFDAQLEGSKAFAKNMMRETGVPTADFQVFDSHERALEYVRGHSLPMVIKADGLAAGKGVVIAQSMDEAEEALRDMMVTQVFGEAGQTVVVEEALIGEEASFMAFCDGTTIVPMPSLQDHKRIGDDDTGLNTGGMGAYSPAPILPQERYQAMADLAIRPITRHLASIGQPFKGVLYAGLMITEQGTMVLEYNVRFGDPECQPLMARLKSDLVEIMLACVNGTLAPELVEFHEETSCCVVMAALGYPQSYPKGMAINGIEAAEQIESVKVFQAGTQLQDGIPVSSGGRVLGVTALGTNLRQARERAYQAVDKIHFENSYYRKDIANKGLRRS; this is encoded by the coding sequence TTGAATATTCTTATAGTTGGAGCCGGTGGACGGGAACACGCCCTGGCATGGAAGATCAGTCAAAGTCCGCTTCTGGACAAATTGTTCATAGCGCCGGGCAATGGTGGAACCGCCCTTCTGGGCACCAACGTCCCACTCAAGGATAACGACGTGGAAGGCATTGTCGCTTTTGCCCGCGACAACCAAATAGGGCTTGTCGTCGCCGGACCGGAACTACCCCTTGTCCTTGGGCTGAACGAGGCCCTGAAAGCGGTAAATATCCCTTGTTTCGGCCCGTGCACTTTTGACGCTCAATTGGAAGGCTCCAAGGCATTCGCCAAAAACATGATGCGGGAAACCGGAGTACCGACAGCAGACTTCCAAGTCTTCGATAGTCATGAGCGGGCTCTGGAATATGTGCGCGGGCACTCCCTGCCCATGGTCATCAAGGCTGACGGCCTGGCTGCCGGAAAAGGCGTGGTCATCGCCCAAAGCATGGACGAAGCAGAAGAGGCCCTAAGGGACATGATGGTCACGCAGGTGTTCGGAGAGGCCGGACAAACAGTCGTGGTCGAAGAGGCCTTGATCGGCGAGGAAGCTTCTTTCATGGCTTTTTGCGACGGAACCACGATCGTGCCCATGCCTTCGTTGCAGGACCACAAGCGCATCGGGGACGACGACACCGGCCTCAACACCGGCGGCATGGGAGCCTACAGCCCCGCCCCCATTCTGCCGCAGGAGCGTTACCAGGCCATGGCCGATCTGGCCATCCGTCCTATTACCAGACATCTGGCGTCCATTGGCCAGCCCTTCAAAGGCGTTCTCTATGCCGGCTTGATGATCACCGAGCAGGGCACTATGGTGCTGGAGTATAATGTCCGCTTCGGTGATCCCGAATGTCAGCCGCTCATGGCCAGGCTCAAATCTGATCTGGTAGAAATCATGCTTGCTTGCGTGAACGGCACCCTTGCTCCAGAGCTGGTGGAGTTCCACGAGGAGACCAGCTGCTGTGTCGTGATGGCCGCTCTGGGCTACCCGCAAAGTTATCCCAAGGGAATGGCCATCAACGGCATCGAAGCCGCGGAGCAGATCGAATCCGTCAAAGTCTTCCAGGCCGGCACACAGTTGCAAGACGGCATTCCCGTCAGCAGCGGCGGCCGGGTCCTGGGCGTCACAGCCCTGGGCACGAACCTACGTCAAGCGCGTGAGCGGGCTTACCAGGCGGTGGACAAAATCCATTTTGAAAACAGCTATTATCGCAAAGATATCGCTAACAAGGGATTAAGGAGGTCATGA
- a CDS encoding RsbRD N-terminal domain-containing protein, which translates to MELHKFLADNHHVICALWSEAIIKTYPEEGAKFFSGSSNQFANPVGHTFRNNVERIYKVLLSDADVDECSTDLDGILRIRAVQGFAPSVALCFLPALKEIVLRQLEKTCPALEASAMLHDWNTRVDRLTMLGFDLYMNCRELLWKQKANQLYSRTHKLLERANLLKDEEVAG; encoded by the coding sequence ATGGAACTACACAAATTTTTGGCCGACAACCATCACGTCATTTGTGCTCTATGGTCAGAGGCTATCATCAAGACCTATCCTGAAGAGGGCGCCAAGTTTTTTTCCGGATCTTCCAACCAGTTCGCCAATCCCGTGGGACATACTTTTCGCAACAACGTCGAGCGCATATATAAGGTACTGCTCAGCGATGCGGACGTTGATGAGTGCTCCACCGATCTCGACGGAATCTTGCGCATCAGAGCTGTGCAAGGCTTCGCTCCGTCTGTTGCGCTGTGTTTTCTTCCTGCCCTCAAGGAGATAGTTCTCCGTCAGCTTGAGAAGACTTGTCCTGCCCTAGAAGCTAGCGCCATGCTGCATGACTGGAACACTCGTGTCGATAGACTGACAATGCTCGGATTTGATCTTTACATGAATTGCAGAGAGCTTCTTTGGAAGCAAAAAGCGAATCAGTTATATAGTAGAACTCATAAATTGCTTGAGAGGGCTAATTTATTGAAAGACGAGGAGGTAGCGGGGTAG
- the mutL gene encoding DNA mismatch repair endonuclease MutL, giving the protein MHPKKQIRLLPPELQNQIAAGEVVERPSSVLKELVENSLDAGATRIRIQIRDGGQSSIKVSDNGFGIPEEQLELAVTRHATSKLENLQDLQDIKSFGFRGEALPSIASVSRFRIASARQDGDGGVLEVLHGRIVRQDKTAMPQGTEIEVSDLFSNVPARLKFLKKPGTETRKCAELVARIALANPHVDFEFLNAERSVHRFLAGQEVAQRLAAIWPREVVESMHAVSHEDEPLSIHGLVGDPAMAQARPDRILIYVNGRPVQDKTILSAIREAYRGRILGKEYPQAVIFLCIPPEEVDVNVHPAKTEVRFQDDGSIFRIVRRAVLLTLERNSHQTQTVDHPQALSISQVHTTLPVMEPRFSASAQAQVETGPDLPLYDQDWPTKFASSAAAQKLFETPDGAFPEADQPSRLAPAIQPPSGPASDPKAPVTSEVRYLGQFSQTYLILAARNEITLIDQHAAHERVLFNMLRAQGTRGDRRPLLLPLEISLHPAQAILAQEIWTKLDELGFSLELAPGLLMLHSIPTLLTPSKAKEFLQDILTEKATSMEDLWAMMACKAAIKAGDTLTPDEAMALVESWQKLPEKNYCPHGRPVALRWGVSDLEKLFKRRS; this is encoded by the coding sequence ATGCATCCGAAAAAACAGATCCGCCTCCTGCCTCCCGAGTTACAGAACCAGATCGCTGCCGGCGAAGTCGTCGAACGGCCCTCCAGCGTCCTGAAGGAACTTGTCGAGAACTCCCTGGATGCGGGCGCGACCCGAATCCGCATTCAAATCCGGGACGGTGGACAATCATCCATCAAAGTCAGTGACAACGGATTCGGCATCCCGGAAGAGCAGCTTGAACTTGCCGTGACGCGCCACGCCACCAGCAAATTGGAAAACCTTCAGGACCTACAGGACATAAAAAGCTTCGGATTTCGCGGAGAAGCCTTGCCAAGCATAGCTTCGGTCTCCCGCTTTCGCATTGCCTCCGCCCGCCAGGATGGCGATGGCGGGGTCCTGGAAGTTTTGCATGGGCGCATTGTGCGTCAGGACAAAACCGCCATGCCCCAAGGGACGGAAATAGAGGTCAGCGATCTTTTCTCCAACGTCCCGGCCCGCCTCAAATTCCTGAAAAAACCAGGCACCGAGACACGCAAATGCGCCGAACTTGTAGCTCGCATCGCACTTGCCAACCCCCATGTAGATTTTGAATTCCTGAATGCTGAACGCAGCGTACACCGCTTCCTGGCAGGCCAGGAAGTCGCGCAGCGACTTGCGGCCATCTGGCCAAGAGAAGTTGTCGAATCCATGCATGCAGTCAGCCATGAGGATGAGCCGCTGTCCATTCACGGACTTGTCGGCGACCCCGCCATGGCCCAGGCCCGCCCGGACCGCATTCTTATCTACGTCAACGGCCGCCCTGTTCAGGACAAGACGATCCTGAGCGCCATCCGCGAAGCGTACCGGGGAAGAATTCTTGGCAAGGAGTATCCGCAGGCGGTCATTTTTCTGTGCATCCCCCCGGAGGAGGTCGATGTGAACGTGCATCCGGCCAAAACCGAAGTTCGTTTTCAGGACGACGGCTCCATTTTCCGGATCGTTCGCAGAGCCGTCCTTCTGACCTTGGAACGCAATTCCCATCAGACGCAGACCGTTGATCACCCCCAGGCGCTTTCCATAAGCCAGGTGCATACGACTTTGCCCGTGATGGAGCCTCGTTTTTCCGCATCCGCCCAGGCGCAGGTTGAAACGGGACCGGATCTCCCCCTCTATGACCAGGATTGGCCCACAAAATTCGCATCCTCGGCTGCAGCGCAAAAACTCTTCGAAACCCCGGACGGCGCTTTCCCTGAAGCCGACCAGCCAAGTCGACTCGCACCCGCGATCCAGCCACCTTCAGGCCCGGCGAGCGATCCAAAAGCTCCCGTAACGTCGGAAGTGCGATATCTGGGACAATTTTCCCAAACATACCTGATCCTTGCCGCACGCAACGAAATCACGCTTATCGACCAGCACGCGGCCCACGAACGTGTCCTCTTCAACATGCTGCGCGCCCAAGGCACGCGCGGCGACAGACGGCCGCTTCTCCTTCCCCTCGAAATTTCTCTTCATCCCGCGCAGGCGATCCTGGCGCAGGAAATCTGGACAAAACTCGACGAGCTGGGGTTTTCTCTTGAACTGGCCCCGGGACTCCTGATGCTGCATTCCATTCCGACGCTCCTGACACCATCCAAGGCCAAGGAATTTCTGCAGGACATCCTGACCGAGAAGGCCACCTCCATGGAAGATCTCTGGGCGATGATGGCCTGCAAAGCCGCTATCAAGGCCGGAGACACCCTCACGCCGGACGAGGCGATGGCGCTTGTCGAATCATGGCAAAAACTGCCGGAAAAAAATTACTGCCCGCATGGCCGCCCGGTTGCGCTGCGGTGGGGTGTAAGCGATCTGGAAAAATTGTTTAAACGCCGCTCCTAG
- a CDS encoding LPS-assembly protein LptD encodes MKLRILFISLLCVTSLLALSVLAPAAAQDEAPQSWRLLADKTAASHDNQYLEAFGNVVLDRGSDYIRADYARYYQSTKWVFLKGNVDARFQGDFLKAEEAEFDLNTNTGWLKNGRIFMQDPHMYFEGAVLKKTGQDTYEFREATITVCDGDRPAWSIKSSRGDITVDGYAHLWTPRFQILDQPVLAAPYAVIPVKTKRQSGFLLPEIGTSDRLGITYDQPYYQVIDEEQDVTLYSHLMTSKGLMLGAEYRMVPDIHSKGIWKLDYLYDQQTESESLYSDNADMARENRNRWWARGKFDGYLGEPDWNIKFDLDMVSDQDYLREFSRGYSGFNKSRRDFLQYFGRDIEDSDSNLRTNRALLSRNWGDIGFQGLLEYTQNLEYGSNNNLTEKQRASDPTLQRLPELNLHLYQTQLFDTPLTVEGSSQLASFWREYGTTGNRFDIHPIIGMPMHFEYGSIIPKAGMRSTSYFIQRFEGDDDNVDTDKSTQTRFLPDFSTTAYTEFSKIFTINEESSIDKDAQTPTWLKLKHALQPRLEYNYIPYSEQEKYPYFDETDRIDAKNELKYSITNIFTCKTGKWQPSPEEQGQPGLQMDFFEMARLRFEQSYSLREERRNDDTDEYPNRPFSDVLTDLTTRINPWLYLNNKTWFSTYESRISEHEHSLSAYYDDVLYASFGLDFLEEIDEYLRQEQERQRIASFGGGIAINNQWSAAFLYRVDWEASTDLEKRLTLRYDHQCFSAETSWSQTDEDSRFEFRVILAQLGSLGR; translated from the coding sequence ATGAAGCTGCGAATTCTTTTCATTTCCCTGCTTTGCGTCACCTCCTTGCTGGCCTTGTCCGTTCTTGCCCCGGCCGCCGCGCAGGACGAGGCTCCCCAGTCCTGGCGCCTGCTGGCCGACAAGACGGCCGCAAGCCACGACAACCAGTACCTTGAAGCATTTGGAAACGTCGTGCTGGACAGGGGTAGCGACTACATCCGTGCCGATTATGCGCGTTATTATCAGTCCACGAAATGGGTCTTTCTCAAGGGCAATGTCGACGCCAGATTTCAAGGCGATTTCCTGAAGGCCGAGGAAGCGGAGTTCGATCTCAACACGAATACCGGATGGCTCAAGAACGGCCGGATCTTCATGCAAGACCCGCATATGTATTTTGAAGGCGCGGTTCTCAAAAAAACAGGCCAAGACACGTACGAATTTCGCGAAGCCACCATCACGGTCTGCGATGGAGACCGGCCGGCCTGGTCGATCAAGTCGTCACGAGGCGACATCACGGTGGACGGCTATGCACACCTCTGGACGCCCCGTTTTCAGATTCTCGATCAGCCCGTTCTTGCCGCGCCCTACGCGGTGATACCCGTCAAGACCAAAAGACAAAGCGGCTTTCTCCTCCCGGAAATCGGCACCAGCGACCGCCTCGGCATCACCTACGACCAGCCCTATTATCAGGTCATCGACGAAGAGCAGGACGTCACGCTCTATTCGCACCTCATGACCAGCAAGGGCCTCATGCTCGGCGCCGAATACCGCATGGTGCCCGACATCCACAGCAAGGGAATCTGGAAGCTCGATTATCTCTATGACCAGCAGACCGAAAGCGAGTCGCTTTACAGCGACAACGCCGACATGGCGCGTGAAAACCGCAATCGCTGGTGGGCTCGCGGCAAATTCGACGGCTACCTCGGCGAGCCTGACTGGAATATCAAATTCGATCTGGATATGGTTTCTGATCAGGATTACCTGCGTGAATTTTCGCGCGGATACTCCGGTTTCAACAAAAGCCGTCGTGATTTTCTTCAATATTTTGGTCGCGACATCGAAGACAGCGACAGCAATCTGCGGACCAACCGTGCCCTCCTGAGCCGCAACTGGGGCGACATAGGCTTCCAAGGACTTCTGGAATACACGCAGAATCTTGAATACGGCAGCAATAATAACCTCACCGAAAAACAAAGAGCCTCCGACCCCACGCTGCAGAGGCTCCCTGAACTCAACCTTCATTTATATCAGACGCAGCTGTTTGACACGCCACTGACCGTTGAAGGAAGTTCACAGCTGGCCTCATTTTGGAGAGAATACGGGACTACAGGCAACCGTTTTGATATTCATCCGATAATCGGCATGCCGATGCACTTTGAATATGGATCCATAATTCCAAAAGCAGGCATGCGCAGTACAAGCTATTTCATACAGCGATTTGAAGGTGATGATGACAATGTCGACACGGACAAGAGTACTCAGACAAGATTTCTTCCTGATTTTTCCACAACGGCCTACACCGAATTTTCTAAAATTTTTACCATTAATGAAGAAAGCAGCATCGATAAAGATGCACAAACTCCGACATGGCTGAAATTGAAACATGCTCTTCAGCCGCGTCTGGAATACAATTATATCCCCTATTCCGAGCAGGAAAAATATCCCTATTTTGATGAAACTGATCGGATCGACGCAAAAAACGAGCTCAAATACTCCATTACGAATATTTTCACCTGCAAAACAGGAAAATGGCAGCCAAGTCCTGAAGAACAGGGACAGCCTGGTCTGCAAATGGACTTCTTTGAAATGGCGAGACTGCGATTTGAACAGTCCTACAGCCTCCGGGAAGAAAGACGGAACGACGACACGGACGAGTACCCCAACCGTCCCTTTTCGGACGTGTTGACGGATTTGACCACCAGAATCAATCCTTGGCTTTACCTGAACAACAAGACCTGGTTCTCCACGTACGAAAGCCGGATCAGCGAGCATGAACACTCCCTTTCAGCCTACTACGACGATGTTTTGTACGCCTCGTTCGGCCTGGATTTTCTTGAAGAGATCGACGAATATCTGCGGCAGGAACAAGAGCGCCAGCGCATCGCCTCTTTCGGCGGCGGGATTGCCATAAACAATCAATGGAGCGCCGCTTTTTTGTACCGCGTCGATTGGGAAGCCAGCACCGATCTGGAAAAAAGACTGACATTGCGCTATGACCACCAGTGCTTCTCCGCTGAAACATCATGGAGCCAAACCGACGAGGACTCCCGCTTCGAATTTCGTGTCATCCTCGCACAATTGGGATCATTGGGCCGTTAA
- the hflC gene encoding protease modulator HflC, with product MRSIQFAIAGIGIAVFILLQCVFVVDQTERAIVLQLGKPVGNADYEPGLHFKLPFVQNVIFFDSRVLEYDAPAAEILTQDKKNMVVDNFSRWRIVNPLLFYQKVRSVQNGLSRIDDIVYSQLREALGRYTLTEIVAVERSTIMDEVTTKSNVLLGEYGIHIIDVRIKRTDLPQENQLAIYGRMKAERERQAKQYRSEGREEATKITTLADRQRAVILADARRAAEATRGEGEAAATAIYAQALSQDPDFYEFVRTMDAYKKTMKDQTQFVLTPQSEFFKYLQ from the coding sequence ATGAGATCAATTCAATTTGCAATAGCCGGAATAGGCATAGCTGTTTTCATTCTGCTGCAATGTGTTTTTGTGGTTGATCAGACTGAGCGAGCTATCGTCTTGCAGCTGGGTAAACCTGTCGGCAATGCTGACTATGAACCTGGCCTGCATTTCAAGCTTCCTTTTGTTCAGAATGTCATATTTTTTGATTCCAGGGTTCTCGAATACGATGCACCTGCTGCAGAAATTCTTACCCAGGATAAGAAAAACATGGTTGTTGACAACTTTTCCAGATGGAGGATTGTCAATCCCCTTTTGTTTTATCAAAAAGTTCGAAGTGTACAAAATGGCTTGTCCCGCATTGATGATATTGTTTACTCACAGTTGCGCGAAGCCTTGGGCCGTTATACGCTCACCGAAATCGTGGCCGTTGAGCGATCCACAATCATGGACGAAGTGACAACAAAATCTAACGTACTGTTGGGTGAATACGGGATTCACATCATTGATGTGCGCATCAAGCGGACGGATTTGCCCCAGGAAAACCAGCTTGCGATCTATGGCCGCATGAAGGCCGAACGTGAACGCCAAGCCAAGCAGTATCGCTCCGAAGGCCGGGAAGAGGCCACCAAGATCACGACCCTGGCGGATCGCCAGCGGGCTGTCATTCTGGCCGATGCTCGCCGTGCCGCCGAGGCTACCCGAGGCGAGGGCGAAGCCGCCGCAACGGCCATCTATGCACAGGCCCTGTCCCAGGACCCTGACTTCTATGAATTCGTGCGAACCATGGATGCTTACAAGAAGACCATGAAGGATCAGACCCAGTTTGTCCTGACACCGCAGAGCGAGTTCTTCAAGTACCTCCAATAA
- the purE gene encoding 5-(carboxyamino)imidazole ribonucleotide mutase yields the protein MPQVAIFMGSKSDESTVRPCADVLEKLGISCTFTITSAHRTPERTSRLIKELEEDGVQVFICAAGLAAHLAGAVAAKTVRPVLGIPISASSLGGWDALLATVQMPPGFPVGTLALDKVGARNAAWLAAQILALHDPELTKRILEERRKMIEQVEEDAKTL from the coding sequence ATGCCACAGGTAGCAATCTTCATGGGAAGCAAATCCGACGAGAGCACAGTACGCCCTTGCGCGGATGTCCTGGAAAAACTGGGAATTTCCTGCACCTTCACCATCACGTCAGCTCATCGTACACCGGAGCGCACCTCCCGCCTGATCAAGGAGCTGGAGGAAGACGGGGTTCAGGTCTTTATCTGCGCTGCCGGCCTTGCCGCTCATCTGGCAGGTGCTGTTGCGGCCAAAACGGTGCGTCCGGTCCTTGGGATACCAATTTCCGCGTCATCGCTGGGAGGCTGGGATGCGCTGCTGGCCACCGTTCAGATGCCCCCCGGATTTCCTGTTGGCACACTGGCTCTGGACAAGGTCGGAGCACGCAACGCGGCCTGGCTTGCAGCCCAGATTCTGGCCCTCCACGATCCTGAGCTTACGAAACGGATACTTGAGGAACGGCGTAAGATGATCGAGCAGGTGGAAGAAGACGCAAAAACCCTGTAA
- the dsrM gene encoding sulfate reduction electron transfer complex DsrMKJOP subunit DsrM: MKALYSLFLVFALAALALVGAGALGMEKAFGLYIPFLAVAVFVVGFCMRVVDWGKSAVPFCIPTTCGQQESLPWIKQSTIENPSTTGGVVMRMLLEVLLFRSLFRNTKVDLHEGTRVTYSSSKWLWLGALAFHYSFLTIVLRHMRFFTEPVPGIIAGIEAMDSMLQIGAPTLYLTDVVFVAAVTYLFVRRVVVPQIRYISLVQDYFPLFLILGIAFSGIFMRYFAKVDIISVKQLAMGLVTFSWVVPEGIGVMFYIHMFLVSVLLAYFPLSKLMHMGGVFLSPTRNMNCASRKFRHINPWKFENVHYHTYEEYEDEFREKMVDKDLPVDKPLAEGAE, encoded by the coding sequence ATGAAAGCTCTTTACTCCCTTTTCCTGGTCTTTGCCCTCGCGGCATTAGCCCTAGTGGGCGCCGGGGCGTTGGGTATGGAAAAAGCCTTTGGGCTGTACATACCCTTCCTGGCAGTCGCGGTTTTTGTGGTGGGATTCTGTATGAGAGTTGTGGATTGGGGGAAATCGGCTGTGCCGTTTTGTATCCCCACTACATGCGGCCAGCAGGAGTCCCTGCCATGGATCAAGCAGAGCACCATCGAAAATCCATCCACCACGGGCGGCGTCGTGATGCGGATGCTTTTGGAAGTGTTGTTGTTCAGGTCGCTGTTTCGCAATACCAAGGTTGATCTGCATGAAGGTACAAGGGTTACCTACAGCTCAAGCAAATGGTTGTGGCTTGGCGCCTTGGCTTTCCACTATTCCTTTTTGACCATTGTCCTGCGGCATATGCGCTTTTTCACAGAGCCGGTGCCAGGCATTATCGCCGGCATTGAAGCCATGGACAGCATGCTGCAGATCGGCGCTCCGACGCTCTATCTTACCGACGTCGTGTTTGTCGCCGCCGTGACCTATCTTTTTGTGCGCCGCGTAGTGGTTCCCCAGATCCGTTACATATCTTTGGTGCAGGATTACTTTCCGCTGTTCCTGATTCTCGGCATCGCCTTTTCGGGAATTTTCATGCGGTATTTCGCCAAGGTCGACATCATTTCCGTCAAGCAGCTGGCCATGGGGCTGGTGACATTTTCCTGGGTCGTTCCGGAAGGGATCGGGGTGATGTTCTACATCCACATGTTCCTGGTTTCCGTCCTGCTGGCCTATTTTCCGCTCAGCAAACTCATGCATATGGGCGGCGTGTTCCTTTCGCCCACGCGCAACATGAACTGTGCTTCCAGAAAGTTCAGGCACATCAACCCCTGGAAGTTCGAGAACGTTCATTATCACACATATGAAGAATACGAGGACGAATTCCGTGAGAAGATGGTCGACAAGGATCTTCCCGTGGACAAGCCTCTAGCAGAAGGAGCCGAGTAA
- the hflK gene encoding FtsH protease activity modulator HflK yields the protein MNWDWEKLQEKRQRQSGPMPGPDLGDLNEKVKQFKQMNLPGWRIILLVALLFWLGSGIYIVQPDEVGVVKRFGAYERTTEPGPHYRLPFPFESVLTPQVTKIQRLEVGFRGSTAFTVGSGVQVRQVPEESLMLTGDENIVDVQFIVQFLIDNAQDYLFNVANQDKTVKDAAEAAMREVIGYNKIDAALTDDKLTIQNDTRDLLQKILDSYKIGIRVVAVQLQDVHPPRQVIDAFKDVASAKEDKSRFINEAEAYENDLVPRTRGEAAAIMNQAQAYKETKILQSKGDSDRFLFVLEEYRKAKDITKKRIYLETMEEILSRPEVEKIIISNDSMQRVFPYLPLQRSGKAAVNGQGKDGGVN from the coding sequence ATGAATTGGGACTGGGAAAAACTACAAGAAAAACGACAGAGGCAGTCTGGCCCCATGCCTGGGCCGGATCTTGGTGATTTAAACGAAAAAGTCAAACAGTTTAAACAGATGAATTTGCCAGGTTGGCGAATCATCTTGCTTGTGGCCCTTTTGTTCTGGCTCGGGAGCGGTATCTATATCGTTCAGCCGGATGAAGTTGGCGTTGTCAAACGCTTTGGTGCCTATGAACGCACCACTGAACCTGGACCGCATTATCGGCTGCCTTTTCCGTTTGAATCCGTGCTGACTCCTCAAGTCACCAAGATTCAGCGGCTTGAAGTTGGATTTCGTGGGAGCACCGCCTTTACCGTAGGTTCAGGTGTCCAGGTACGGCAGGTCCCAGAGGAATCCCTGATGCTCACCGGCGACGAAAATATCGTCGACGTCCAGTTCATCGTTCAGTTCCTGATCGATAACGCACAGGACTATCTGTTCAACGTCGCCAATCAGGATAAAACTGTCAAGGATGCTGCCGAAGCGGCCATGCGTGAAGTCATCGGCTATAACAAGATCGATGCCGCCCTCACCGATGACAAGCTGACCATCCAGAATGACACGCGTGATCTGCTGCAAAAAATCCTGGACAGCTACAAGATCGGCATCAGGGTTGTCGCCGTTCAGTTGCAGGATGTTCATCCTCCTCGCCAGGTCATTGACGCCTTCAAGGATGTCGCCAGCGCCAAAGAGGACAAGAGCCGTTTCATCAATGAGGCGGAAGCCTACGAGAATGATCTGGTTCCACGCACGCGAGGTGAGGCCGCAGCCATCATGAACCAAGCGCAGGCTTACAAGGAAACCAAGATCCTGCAGTCCAAGGGTGACAGCGATCGTTTTCTTTTTGTCCTTGAAGAATACCGGAAAGCAAAGGACATCACCAAAAAGCGCATTTATCTTGAAACAATGGAAGAGATCCTTTCCAGGCCCGAAGTGGAGAAAATTATTATCTCTAATGATTCCATGCAGCGGGTATTCCCCTATTTGCCTTTGCAGCGCTCCGGAAAGGCTGCCGTGAACGGCCAGGGTAAAGACGGAGGAGTGAACTGA